From Roseisolibacter agri, a single genomic window includes:
- a CDS encoding HD domain-containing phosphohydrolase, with the protein MPQPQRVRVTARAAAASRGVSVMERADALCARGKPAAARQLLERTLHLRARRGEATAPYTMLSAVARTHLLEGDAEAALACLDAALASAEADGDASGISISLNGQAGVRLRRGELDEAERLYRRARAAGEHAGDLDSAAKAAGNLGIIASIRGDLTAALGHFDDSLSALRRLGQANTVAYALNNRGMLLRRMDRFDEAASTFDEALHTLAALGDLTGRALVHVNRAELAIARGQLDDGSTECDAAAKLARQVADDGILGEAHKLYGIIARERGELADSEEHLRTAESIADARRDLLLLAETLRERAELHHRQGRNRDMFQSLNRAHRLFAQLSARRDVADVDGRMQRLEDEFLRLARRWGDAIEAKDRFTQGHCERVAELACAIAERAGFDQRALFWFRIGALLHDVGKLIVPAEVLNKPGKLTDEEWALVRSHPSVGVEMLADTEFPWDVRPIVESHHERWDGRGYPAGLAGEAIPLTARILCVADVYDALTSVRSYKRALTHDEAMAILRQDVGTQFDPHVFAFFEEVAPAWRARVANLVPVADAPRAEPAPAGLDALTGLPGRDALVAEAARVLTARRDTTRATALLALDVDGMAALNARLGRERGDALLQRVGEILSRHTRASDVVARAGGDDFLVLLPDLEAADAERMAERLRAAVAPALGPDASLALSVGVAVLGGSSATAEALLERAERALAAAKVAGGNRLVLAV; encoded by the coding sequence ATGCCTCAGCCCCAGCGCGTGCGTGTGACCGCGCGGGCGGCTGCGGCGTCGCGCGGCGTCTCCGTGATGGAGCGCGCGGACGCGCTCTGCGCGCGTGGCAAGCCGGCGGCCGCGCGTCAGCTCCTGGAGCGCACGCTGCACCTGCGCGCTCGCCGTGGCGAGGCGACCGCGCCGTACACGATGCTGAGCGCCGTCGCGCGGACGCACCTGCTGGAAGGCGACGCGGAGGCCGCGCTGGCGTGCCTGGACGCGGCGCTCGCATCCGCGGAGGCGGACGGCGACGCGAGCGGAATCAGCATCTCGCTCAACGGCCAGGCCGGCGTGCGGCTGCGGCGCGGTGAGCTCGACGAGGCCGAGCGCCTCTATCGCCGGGCGCGCGCCGCGGGCGAGCACGCGGGCGACCTCGACTCGGCGGCGAAGGCGGCGGGCAACCTGGGCATCATCGCCAGCATCCGTGGCGATCTGACCGCGGCGCTCGGCCACTTCGACGACTCGCTCTCGGCGCTGCGCCGGCTCGGGCAGGCCAACACCGTCGCGTACGCGCTGAACAACCGCGGCATGCTCCTGCGGCGGATGGATCGGTTCGACGAGGCCGCGTCCACCTTCGACGAGGCGCTGCACACGCTGGCGGCGCTCGGCGACCTCACGGGCCGCGCGCTGGTGCACGTGAACCGCGCCGAGCTCGCGATCGCACGCGGCCAGCTCGACGACGGCAGCACGGAGTGCGACGCCGCGGCGAAGCTCGCGCGGCAGGTCGCCGACGACGGCATCCTCGGCGAGGCGCACAAGCTGTACGGGATCATCGCGCGCGAGCGTGGCGAGCTGGCCGACTCGGAGGAGCACCTGCGCACCGCGGAGTCGATCGCCGACGCGCGCCGCGACCTGCTGCTGCTGGCCGAGACGCTGCGCGAGCGCGCGGAGCTGCACCACCGCCAGGGCCGCAACCGCGACATGTTCCAGTCGCTGAACCGCGCGCACCGGCTGTTCGCGCAGCTCAGCGCGCGTCGCGACGTCGCCGACGTCGACGGCCGCATGCAGCGTCTGGAGGACGAGTTCCTGCGCCTGGCACGCCGCTGGGGCGACGCGATCGAGGCCAAGGACCGCTTCACGCAGGGTCACTGCGAGCGCGTCGCCGAGCTGGCGTGCGCGATCGCGGAGCGCGCGGGCTTCGACCAGCGCGCGCTGTTCTGGTTCCGCATCGGCGCGCTGCTCCACGACGTCGGCAAGCTGATCGTCCCCGCCGAGGTGCTCAACAAGCCGGGCAAGCTGACCGACGAGGAGTGGGCGCTCGTGCGCAGCCACCCGTCGGTCGGCGTCGAGATGCTCGCCGACACCGAGTTCCCGTGGGACGTGCGCCCCATCGTCGAGTCGCACCACGAGCGCTGGGACGGCCGCGGCTATCCCGCCGGCCTCGCCGGCGAGGCGATCCCGCTCACCGCGCGCATCCTCTGCGTGGCCGACGTCTACGACGCGCTCACCAGCGTGCGCAGCTACAAGCGCGCCCTGACGCACGACGAGGCGATGGCGATCCTGCGGCAGGACGTCGGCACGCAGTTCGACCCGCACGTCTTCGCGTTCTTCGAGGAGGTCGCGCCCGCGTGGCGCGCGCGCGTCGCCAACCTCGTGCCGGTCGCGGACGCGCCCCGCGCCGAGCCGGCGCCCGCGGGCCTCGACGCGCTCACGGGGCTGCCGGGCCGCGACGCGCTCGTCGCGGAGGCCGCGCGCGTCCTCACGGCGCGTCGTGACACGACGCGTGCGACCGCGCTGCTCGCCCTCGACGTCGACGGCATGGCCGCGCTCAACGCGCGGCTGGGCCGCGAGCGCGGCGACGCCCTGCTGCAGCGCGTCGGCGAGATCCTCTCGCGCCACACGCGCGCGAGCGACGTGGTGGCGCGTGCGGGCGGCGACGACTTCCTCGTGCTGCTCCCCGACCTCGAGGCCGCGGACGCGGAGCGGATGGCCGAGCGGCTGCGCGCGGCCGTGGCGCCGGCGCTTGGCCCCGACGCTTCGCTCGCGCTGTCGGTCGGCGTCGCGGTGCTGGGCGGCTCGTCCGCGACGGCGGAGGCGCTGCTGGAGCGCGCCGAGCGCGCGCTCGCCGCCGCGAAGGTCGCCGGCGGCAACCGGCTCGTGCTGGCCGTCTGA